One window of the Nitrospinota bacterium genome contains the following:
- a CDS encoding response regulator transcription factor yields MAEKTETIHILIADDHPVFRQGLHRAFAESCGLQVVAEAVNGSDLLEKVRAAKKVDIVLLDITMDGEWSLDYMKELKGEFPDLPVIVLSVYPEEHFAMRYIKAGASGYVTKESPLEILEQAVRKVAAGGRFLSPEFMEKMAFNFSSSVKQPHESLSNREFQVYRLLVSGVSLTAIAEKLFLSVKTVSTHRSRILQKMKMETNAELIQYAIFNKLI; encoded by the coding sequence ATGGCAGAAAAAACAGAGACGATTCACATACTGATTGCGGACGATCATCCGGTGTTCCGGCAAGGTTTGCATCGCGCATTTGCCGAAAGCTGTGGCCTGCAAGTGGTTGCAGAAGCTGTAAACGGCTCGGACTTATTGGAAAAAGTCCGGGCGGCGAAGAAGGTTGATATTGTATTGCTGGATATCACTATGGATGGGGAATGGAGTCTCGATTACATGAAAGAGTTGAAAGGTGAATTTCCCGATTTGCCGGTAATCGTGCTGAGTGTCTACCCGGAAGAACACTTTGCCATGCGTTATATCAAGGCAGGCGCTTCCGGTTATGTTACCAAGGAAAGCCCGCTGGAGATTTTAGAGCAGGCCGTACGCAAGGTGGCTGCAGGGGGGCGGTTTTTGAGCCCTGAGTTTATGGAGAAAATGGCTTTTAATTTTTCCAGCAGCGTGAAACAACCGCATGAATCACTTTCCAATCGGGAGTTTCAGGTTTATCGTCTGCTGGTTTCCGGGGTCTCACTGACGGCAATCGCCGAGAAACTCTTTTTGAGTGTGAAAACCGTCAGCACGCATCGCAGCCGCATTCTGCAAAAAATGAAAATGGAAACCAACGCCGAACTCATTCAATATGCAATCTTTAATAAGTTGATTTAA
- a CDS encoding GAF domain-containing sensor histidine kinase: MFPRNPIFSFWRYILLSLILAATFFYMDRLLPLGFAGGVPYISLVLVGLWSESRKLIIFNSLLGTVLTVLGAHFSPVDSDQVLANYNRLLANGTLWLTTYFCLMNLRWMEEKYRSELLEKANSRLKKETGYVQLNRDIASFTNLSRSLDDAITYSLKKICAFTGWPVGHLYLLGEDGQTLFPSGIWYLEDKKRFENFREITQQNPLASGEGLPGRVIAQGKAQFILDLKADPNFPRGAFSKEIGVVSGFGFPILSEDTVVGVMEFFSSIPMEPEKRLVEVMESIGVMLGRVIERTRADQNKESYSVNLRQLYHKLDSIREEESKRIARDVHDDLGQVLTTLKIELSLLDNKLSEKKVDVKENMRMMFSLIEKNIQVVKKISRDLRPPVLDSLSLTEAIDWQGTLFQEKTGVKFSLSTSPSQINLDAPRSITLFRIFQECLTNISRHSGASDVHVDIIDQDKNLVMRVRDNGKGIAEKEAKNNLSLGVLGMKERAQMWGGEVEIAGVKNEGTTVTIKIKSD; the protein is encoded by the coding sequence ATGTTCCCGCGCAATCCGATATTTTCCTTTTGGCGATACATTCTATTGAGCCTGATTCTGGCCGCCACTTTTTTTTATATGGATCGCCTGCTACCCCTTGGATTCGCTGGAGGCGTTCCCTACATTTCGCTGGTTTTGGTCGGTTTATGGTCGGAATCTCGCAAGCTCATTATTTTTAACTCCCTTTTGGGAACGGTTTTAACGGTTCTTGGGGCGCATTTTTCTCCAGTTGATTCGGATCAGGTTCTTGCCAATTACAATCGCCTGCTGGCCAACGGTACTCTCTGGCTCACGACTTATTTTTGTTTAATGAACCTGCGATGGATGGAGGAAAAATATCGTAGCGAACTTCTGGAAAAAGCCAACAGTCGTCTTAAAAAAGAAACCGGCTATGTTCAATTGAACCGTGACATTGCGTCTTTCACCAATTTGTCACGCTCGCTGGACGACGCCATCACCTACAGCTTGAAGAAGATTTGTGCGTTTACCGGTTGGCCGGTCGGACATCTCTACTTGTTGGGGGAAGACGGGCAAACTCTTTTTCCATCGGGTATCTGGTATCTGGAGGATAAAAAAAGGTTTGAAAATTTTCGTGAAATTACTCAGCAAAACCCGCTGGCCTCTGGAGAAGGTTTGCCGGGGCGTGTGATTGCTCAAGGAAAGGCACAGTTTATTTTGGACCTGAAAGCAGATCCGAATTTCCCAAGAGGTGCGTTTTCAAAAGAAATTGGTGTGGTTTCCGGATTCGGATTTCCAATTTTAAGCGAGGACACGGTGGTCGGTGTCATGGAATTTTTCTCATCAATCCCCATGGAACCTGAAAAAAGGCTGGTGGAAGTGATGGAAAGCATCGGTGTTATGCTTGGGCGCGTTATTGAAAGAACCCGGGCCGATCAGAATAAGGAGAGTTACAGCGTTAACTTACGGCAGTTGTATCACAAGCTCGATTCTATCCGCGAAGAGGAGAGCAAGAGAATTGCACGGGATGTTCACGATGATCTGGGGCAGGTGTTGACCACTTTAAAAATAGAACTGTCGTTGCTGGACAATAAATTGTCCGAAAAAAAAGTGGATGTTAAGGAAAATATGCGGATGATGTTCAGCCTCATTGAAAAAAACATTCAAGTGGTAAAAAAGATTTCCCGGGATTTGCGCCCACCGGTATTAGATTCTTTGAGTTTGACGGAAGCCATTGATTGGCAGGGAACGTTGTTTCAGGAAAAGACAGGGGTGAAATTCAGTTTATCCACATCCCCTTCCCAAATAAATCTGGACGCACCAAGGTCGATCACCCTCTTTCGGATATTTCAGGAATGCCTGACAAACATTTCCCGGCATTCAGGCGCCAGCGATGTTCACGTCGATATTATCGACCAGGATAAAAATCTGGTCATGCGAGTGCGGGATAATGGCAAGGGCATTGCTGAAAAAGAAGCCAAAAATAATTTGTCCCTGGGGGTTCTGGGCATGAAGGAACGGGCGCAAATGTGGGGAGGCGAGGTTGAAATTGCGGGAGTGAAAAATGAAGGGACAACCGTCACCATTAAAATTAAATCGGATTGA
- the coaD gene encoding pantetheine-phosphate adenylyltransferase: MKRIAIYPGTFDPVTNGHLDIMRRAVKIFDHLVVAVALNPKKSPVFSQEKRVQFIIDASQDIDNIEIVPFDSLLTSFVHAKNARVIIKGLRAVSDFEFELQMGLMNRTLDETIETLFMIPSQEYSFLSSNLVKEIACHGGDISNLVPESVTQGLQKINLK, translated from the coding sequence ATGAAACGGATTGCCATTTATCCAGGAACCTTTGACCCTGTCACCAACGGTCACTTAGATATTATGCGGCGGGCGGTCAAAATTTTTGACCATCTGGTTGTGGCCGTGGCTTTGAATCCCAAAAAAAGCCCCGTATTTTCGCAGGAAAAACGCGTCCAGTTTATCATTGATGCCTCTCAAGATATTGACAATATTGAAATTGTTCCCTTTGACAGTCTTTTAACCAGTTTTGTGCATGCAAAAAACGCGCGCGTCATCATCAAGGGGTTGCGAGCGGTTTCCGATTTTGAGTTTGAGTTGCAGATGGGGTTGATGAACCGAACTCTTGATGAAACCATTGAAACTCTATTTATGATCCCCAGCCAGGAATACTCCTTCCTCAGTTCAAATTTGGTCAAGGAGATTGCCTGCCACGGTGGAGATATCTCAAACCTCGTCCCGGAGAGCGTCACTCAAGGGCTTCAGAAAATCAATTTAAAATGA
- a CDS encoding pyridoxal phosphate-dependent aminotransferase: MKFSKRIQTVQSSLTLEITALANELKAKGEDVISFGAGEPDFHTPENIKQAAIRAIQNNDTYYTPVSGTNALKDAIVHKFKQDNGLDYQRDQIVVSCGAKHSLYNLAQVLWDAGDEIIVPAPYWLSYPEIIRLANATPVIIETTDANEFKITARQIEAAVTPNTRAIIINSPSNPTGSAYSKEELEAIAECALKHKLLVISDEIYEKIVFDGFQHVSIASLSKEMQANCVVVNGMSKCYSMTGWRIGYLAAGRDIAAQVNKIQSQSTSNPTSISQAASVEALVGPQDTIDHMVKEFNTRRDLLVDLLTKIDGLTCYRPVGSFYAFPDFSALYGKSFQGQSVAGSVEFCKFILKEAKVALVPGVAFGADNNIRLSFATTQENIRQGVERIAKAVASLQ; encoded by the coding sequence ATGAAATTTTCCAAGCGTATTCAAACAGTCCAATCTTCCCTGACCCTGGAAATCACCGCGCTCGCTAACGAGTTAAAGGCCAAGGGTGAAGACGTTATCAGTTTCGGCGCCGGGGAGCCGGATTTCCATACGCCTGAAAATATCAAACAGGCCGCCATCCGGGCCATTCAGAATAACGATACCTATTACACCCCGGTCAGCGGCACCAATGCATTGAAGGATGCCATTGTCCATAAATTCAAGCAGGACAACGGCCTGGACTACCAGCGCGATCAAATAGTGGTTTCATGCGGCGCCAAGCACTCTCTTTACAACCTCGCGCAGGTCCTTTGGGATGCGGGAGATGAAATCATCGTCCCGGCTCCCTACTGGTTGTCTTACCCTGAAATCATACGTCTGGCAAACGCCACTCCCGTCATCATTGAAACGACAGACGCGAACGAGTTCAAAATTACAGCCCGACAAATCGAGGCCGCCGTTACCCCGAACACCCGCGCCATCATCATCAACAGCCCCTCCAACCCCACCGGGTCCGCTTATAGCAAGGAGGAGTTGGAAGCCATCGCGGAATGCGCCTTGAAGCATAAACTGCTGGTGATCTCAGATGAAATCTATGAAAAAATCGTTTTTGATGGCTTCCAACATGTCAGCATCGCCTCGCTCAGCAAAGAAATGCAGGCCAATTGTGTAGTCGTCAACGGCATGTCCAAATGCTATTCCATGACCGGGTGGCGGATCGGGTACCTTGCGGCGGGCCGTGACATTGCCGCGCAGGTCAACAAAATTCAAAGCCAAAGCACTTCCAATCCCACGTCGATTTCCCAGGCGGCCAGCGTCGAAGCTCTGGTGGGCCCGCAGGATACAATCGACCATATGGTAAAAGAGTTTAATACCCGGCGGGATCTCCTTGTAGATCTGCTGACGAAAATTGACGGGTTGACCTGCTATCGCCCCGTAGGCTCCTTTTATGCTTTTCCGGATTTTTCCGCGCTTTACGGAAAGAGCTTCCAGGGACAATCGGTGGCGGGGTCGGTTGAGTTTTGCAAGTTCATATTAAAAGAAGCCAAAGTCGCCCTGGTTCCCGGAGTGGCTTTTGGGGCCGACAACAATATCCGGTTGTCCTTCGCCACGACACAGGAAAATATCCGGCAGGGCGTTGAGCGCATCGCAAAGGCCGTGGCTTCACTTCAGTAA
- a CDS encoding (2Fe-2S)-binding protein, whose protein sequence is MSSQKELIDSFKKVCICRNVKASTITAALRQGTLSFEALRSKIGVGTGNCKAKRCRGPIEKRVKDYKESMKEELEKPAV, encoded by the coding sequence TTGAGTTCTCAGAAAGAGTTAATAGACAGCTTTAAAAAGGTTTGCATTTGCCGCAACGTAAAGGCCAGTACCATCACGGCCGCCCTTCGTCAGGGGACGTTGTCTTTTGAAGCGCTGAGGAGTAAAATTGGTGTCGGAACCGGGAATTGCAAAGCGAAAAGGTGCCGAGGTCCTATTGAAAAAAGGGTCAAGGATTACAAAGAAAGCATGAAAGAAGAACTGGAAAAACCCGCCGTCTGA
- the lnt gene encoding apolipoprotein N-acyltransferase yields MQTIDSRRPWTLSTLSGLMLVLIFPQFNLEILAWFSLIPLFFLIQDQPLLRVTAFGFWSGMVFYFFGLRWVTNTIVNYGNLPVIVSYLVLLLLAAYLSLYMALFCYLLKKWSRGNPLYFIFLAPGLWTSLEYLRSTHSQYGFSWLGLGYSQSGNLPVIQMAEITGVYGISTLIVFINASLFYLLNTWLTRKESRQGNKQVAGVLGLSLAIGVFWIGYGQIALGQWKNDSTGGKSLKVGLAQGNIQQHLKWNPLYQNQVVDTYRKLSLKAAQSQPDLIVWPEAAIPFYYSLDKKNSALIKDIVQITKTPLLLGSPYGEFTNQKRVLYNSAYLIDANGETLGRYDKIHLVPFGEFVPFKKLLWFVSKMVEGIGDFGQGTEDKVFDLNGTKLAISICYEITFPDLVRQPILHGAQFLVNITNDAWFGKSPASYQHMDMAALRAVENRVPIVRAANTGITGTIDPTGAIRQATQLFEEDIVITEIRPNQGERTFYTRHGDLFSQILLLLMGLFGLRDFYSNPARFFRR; encoded by the coding sequence GTGCAAACCATTGATAGCAGACGACCCTGGACCTTATCGACCTTAAGCGGTCTGATGCTGGTCCTGATATTTCCGCAGTTTAACCTTGAAATACTCGCCTGGTTTTCCTTGATCCCGCTGTTTTTCCTCATCCAGGATCAGCCCTTGTTACGGGTCACCGCTTTTGGGTTCTGGTCGGGGATGGTTTTTTATTTTTTCGGGTTGCGCTGGGTCACCAACACCATCGTCAATTACGGAAACCTCCCTGTTATCGTCAGCTACCTGGTTTTATTGCTTCTGGCCGCTTATCTGAGCCTCTACATGGCGCTGTTTTGCTATCTTCTCAAAAAGTGGAGTCGCGGAAATCCTTTATATTTTATATTCCTCGCTCCCGGACTCTGGACCTCGCTGGAATATTTACGGTCCACCCATTCCCAATATGGCTTTTCCTGGCTGGGGCTCGGGTATTCCCAATCAGGGAACCTGCCAGTCATTCAAATGGCAGAAATAACAGGAGTCTATGGCATCTCCACGTTGATCGTTTTCATCAACGCCAGTCTCTTCTATTTATTGAACACCTGGTTGACACGCAAGGAATCCCGGCAGGGTAACAAGCAGGTGGCCGGGGTGTTGGGGCTTTCCTTGGCAATAGGGGTCTTTTGGATCGGTTACGGGCAGATAGCCTTGGGACAATGGAAAAATGATTCAACGGGAGGAAAATCTCTCAAAGTGGGGCTGGCTCAGGGCAACATTCAGCAACACCTGAAATGGAACCCCCTTTACCAGAATCAGGTGGTGGATACTTACCGGAAGCTCAGTCTCAAAGCTGCACAGTCACAACCGGATCTCATCGTCTGGCCCGAGGCCGCCATCCCGTTTTACTATTCCCTCGATAAAAAAAACAGCGCGTTAATAAAAGACATCGTTCAGATCACTAAAACGCCTCTCTTACTCGGCAGTCCTTACGGGGAATTTACCAATCAAAAACGCGTCCTGTATAACAGCGCCTACCTGATCGACGCCAACGGCGAAACTTTGGGCCGCTACGACAAGATTCATCTCGTGCCTTTTGGAGAGTTCGTCCCCTTTAAAAAACTCTTATGGTTTGTCAGCAAAATGGTGGAAGGCATCGGCGATTTCGGCCAGGGAACGGAAGACAAGGTTTTTGATCTGAACGGTACCAAGCTGGCGATTTCCATTTGCTATGAAATCACCTTCCCCGATCTGGTGCGGCAACCGATCCTGCACGGGGCGCAATTTCTGGTGAATATCACCAACGACGCCTGGTTTGGGAAAAGCCCCGCCTCTTACCAGCACATGGACATGGCGGCCCTGCGCGCCGTGGAAAATCGCGTTCCCATTGTCCGCGCCGCCAATACGGGAATCACGGGGACCATCGACCCGACCGGCGCCATAAGGCAAGCGACCCAACTGTTTGAAGAAGATATCGTCATCACCGAAATCAGGCCCAACCAAGGAGAACGGACTTTTTATACCCGGCACGGCGATCTGTTCAGCCAGATTTTGCTGTTGCTGATGGGGCTGTTTGGCCTTCGAGATTTTTACTCTAACCCAGCTCGTTTTTTTCGCCGATAA
- a CDS encoding HD-GYP domain-containing protein, giving the protein METELDTSDEEQFRPVHLKYLKGKIQENFEIFYKTESFGTIRFVKLVSADPENQDKAQKLIAEKEGTEDFFIRKEDIGKYFNQATAQLRNMMADDNISFEDRTKKAYEVSKDLMKDFFVHNGSLNTLKSSDEVVGVMGECLSDADANFHSIFTITAKNYYTYTHSVNVGLYCLAYGVKTGMSENDIRDLGIGGMLHDVGKSKIDPKILNKNSGLTDDEFNHAKGHSAYGQEMLEAVNCFSTRIIEMAGQHHEKYDGTGYPNGLAGNDISHFARICKVADAYDALTTHRSYKRALTPFDALIVMGKKMNKEFDLEILENFIRFMGPEA; this is encoded by the coding sequence ATGGAAACAGAGTTAGACACTAGTGACGAGGAGCAGTTTCGACCGGTGCACCTCAAATACCTGAAGGGTAAAATACAAGAGAATTTCGAAATTTTTTATAAGACCGAATCCTTTGGAACCATCCGGTTTGTCAAACTAGTCAGTGCCGATCCTGAGAACCAAGATAAAGCCCAGAAGTTGATTGCAGAAAAGGAGGGAACTGAGGACTTTTTCATCAGGAAGGAAGATATCGGTAAGTACTTCAATCAAGCCACGGCTCAACTCAGAAACATGATGGCCGACGACAATATATCCTTCGAGGATAGAACCAAGAAAGCTTATGAGGTCTCGAAAGATCTCATGAAGGATTTTTTTGTGCACAATGGCTCGCTAAATACCCTTAAATCATCCGATGAAGTGGTGGGAGTCATGGGTGAATGTTTGTCCGATGCGGATGCCAATTTTCATTCAATATTCACGATCACCGCTAAAAATTATTACACCTATACTCACAGTGTGAACGTCGGGCTTTACTGTCTGGCCTATGGGGTTAAAACCGGGATGAGCGAAAATGATATCCGGGATCTGGGTATCGGCGGTATGTTGCACGATGTTGGGAAATCCAAAATTGACCCCAAAATCCTCAACAAAAATTCCGGATTGACAGATGACGAATTCAATCATGCTAAAGGCCATTCAGCCTATGGGCAGGAGATGCTGGAGGCTGTAAACTGTTTTTCAACCCGCATCATAGAGATGGCAGGCCAACACCATGAAAAATATGATGGAACTGGCTACCCTAATGGCCTGGCCGGAAATGACATTTCGCATTTCGCAAGGATTTGCAAAGTAGCGGATGCCTATGACGCCCTGACGACCCATCGTTCCTATAAAAGGGCTTTGACTCCCTTTGACGCCCTCATTGTTATGGGAAAGAAAATGAACAAAGAGTTTGACCTTGAAATTCTGGAAAACTTTATTCGATTTATGGGCCCTGAAGCTTAA
- a CDS encoding regulatory protein GemA — translation MPTRNQLARVHIAKKELKLTDSLYRDFLELWFGKRSSKNFTSDEIEALLTHFKGLGWEQFRSAPQNPLLASPAQLYKIQKLWMTGPGVRVKTLAALKHFLSHHFHISSLAAVKAAQVGSIFGAIRKIAEGPAPSAGPEKTSKPQNNTILF, via the coding sequence ATGCCCACCAGAAATCAACTTGCCAGAGTGCATATTGCGAAAAAGGAACTGAAGCTCACCGACTCTCTGTACCGGGATTTTCTTGAACTCTGGTTTGGCAAGCGCTCTTCAAAAAACTTTACTTCGGATGAAATCGAAGCGCTGTTGACTCACTTCAAGGGATTGGGGTGGGAACAGTTTCGCTCGGCACCGCAAAATCCTCTATTGGCCAGCCCGGCTCAGCTTTATAAAATCCAGAAACTGTGGATGACCGGCCCCGGCGTCCGGGTCAAAACGCTCGCCGCTCTTAAGCACTTTTTGAGTCATCATTTTCACATTTCCAGTTTGGCGGCGGTGAAGGCCGCACAGGTAGGGTCGATTTTTGGAGCCATCCGCAAAATTGCCGAAGGCCCGGCGCCGTCTGCGGGTCCTGAAAAAACTTCCAAACCGCAAAATAATACGATTCTGTTTTAG
- a CDS encoding ATP-binding protein has product MPHAQTQSNPCPTCKGRGYTLSNQNGRLHVAPCDCFLCDKCEGEGRIFTQNAKGRSYLVDCECSQLKKRFRLLEDAGIPGKFAEADFDSFVKHHQTQGRAKGVAMDFVTDFIKSKNNFGRGLIFMGPPGLGKTHLAIAIIKALTLEAGVDCRFVDFFQLLSDIRHGFSEDLSDQTFIKPYQEARVLVIDELAKGRNTEWELTVLDQLISNRYNAADKVTIFTTNYPSELVIEKKESRSTSGDGALKNYADAYTRESLQEKIGARVYSRLAEMCKFVMIQGQDLRQTNIPATQRYPRPKR; this is encoded by the coding sequence ATGCCGCACGCACAAACTCAATCGAATCCCTGTCCGACCTGCAAAGGCCGGGGCTATACGCTGAGCAACCAGAACGGGCGGCTGCATGTGGCCCCCTGCGATTGTTTCCTTTGCGACAAGTGTGAAGGCGAAGGCCGCATTTTCACGCAGAATGCTAAGGGCCGCTCGTATCTTGTGGATTGCGAATGTTCCCAGCTCAAAAAACGCTTTCGCCTGCTGGAAGATGCGGGAATTCCCGGAAAATTTGCAGAGGCGGATTTCGATTCGTTCGTAAAGCACCATCAAACCCAGGGGCGGGCCAAGGGGGTGGCGATGGATTTCGTGACGGACTTTATAAAATCCAAAAATAATTTCGGCCGCGGATTGATTTTCATGGGGCCTCCGGGTCTGGGCAAAACCCATCTCGCCATCGCCATCATCAAGGCGCTCACTTTGGAGGCGGGGGTTGACTGCCGGTTCGTTGATTTTTTTCAGCTCCTGTCCGATATCCGCCACGGTTTTTCCGAGGATTTGTCCGATCAGACATTTATCAAGCCCTATCAGGAAGCCCGTGTTCTGGTGATCGACGAGTTGGCGAAAGGCAGAAATACAGAGTGGGAGCTGACGGTGCTCGATCAACTCATTTCCAACCGCTACAATGCCGCCGACAAGGTGACGATTTTCACCACCAATTACCCCAGTGAACTGGTGATCGAAAAAAAAGAGAGCAGAAGTACCTCTGGCGATGGGGCTCTCAAAAACTACGCCGATGCCTATACACGCGAAAGTCTGCAGGAGAAAATTGGCGCGCGGGTTTACTCGCGGTTGGCCGAGATGTGCAAATTCGTGATGATCCAGGGCCAGGATTTGCGCCAAACAAATATTCCCGCCACTCAGCGTTACCCCCGCCCCAAACGATAA
- a CDS encoding flagellar hook-basal body complex protein produces MFINSIFSALSGMRTSATKLQTSANNLANLQTPGFKKSRTEISDVSSGGAQVSAVTRLSTPGSPIPTTNPLGLAVNGEGYFQVSLADGGTGFTRAGSFKIDNTGQITTSSGNPLSPPVSVPGNATGVSIDSSGQVSAIVGGSSVTVGQIELAQFNNPGGLTAEGGNLFSASSGPSVSGTPGSGSRGTVISGALESSNVDIAEEIVGQIVSKAAFKANASVIRAADELIGSLLDIKS; encoded by the coding sequence ATGTTCATAAATTCCATATTCAGTGCGTTGTCCGGCATGCGGACATCCGCTACGAAACTGCAGACCAGCGCCAATAATCTGGCAAACTTACAGACTCCGGGGTTCAAAAAAAGCCGCACAGAAATCAGCGATGTGTCGTCAGGTGGCGCCCAGGTTAGCGCTGTCACCCGATTATCGACTCCCGGCTCCCCGATCCCAACCACAAACCCACTCGGACTTGCCGTTAACGGCGAGGGTTATTTTCAAGTGAGCCTTGCCGACGGCGGCACCGGCTTCACACGCGCCGGCAGTTTCAAAATAGACAACACAGGTCAAATAACCACTTCATCAGGCAATCCCTTATCTCCCCCGGTATCGGTTCCCGGCAATGCCACAGGTGTCTCCATCGACTCTTCAGGCCAGGTCTCGGCAATTGTTGGCGGGTCATCCGTGACCGTTGGGCAAATTGAACTGGCCCAATTTAACAATCCGGGCGGATTGACGGCTGAAGGAGGCAACCTGTTCAGCGCATCGTCGGGGCCTTCCGTTTCGGGGACGCCTGGGTCGGGTTCCAGAGGCACGGTGATTTCCGGAGCTCTGGAAAGTTCCAATGTGGATATTGCCGAGGAAATAGTCGGTCAGATCGTTTCCAAAGCCGCCTTCAAGGCAAACGCCAGCGTTATTCGAGCGGCGGATGAATTGATCGGCTCGCTCCTGGATATCAAATCTTAA
- a CDS encoding GNAT family N-acetyltransferase, whose protein sequence is MTPLIRKANYEDAEAIQNLILLFTENGQMLYRSLPEIQQNIDTFLVCEQEDHLAGVCSLKTGGDQYVEVRSLVVHPRFNRQGIGTALVRESIECSLATDSQVLFVLTYAAPLFIKLGFGVVDKSTLPMKIWNDCQSCLHRDKCDEIALTLSLKALKTSRLKNIPLNNSPEVLY, encoded by the coding sequence ATGACACCATTGATACGCAAAGCAAACTATGAAGACGCCGAGGCGATCCAGAACCTGATCCTGCTTTTTACAGAGAATGGACAGATGCTGTATCGGTCCCTCCCCGAAATTCAACAGAACATCGACACCTTTCTGGTTTGTGAACAGGAAGACCATCTGGCGGGGGTTTGCAGTTTGAAAACTGGCGGGGACCAATATGTGGAGGTTCGCTCGCTGGTTGTTCACCCACGCTTCAACCGTCAGGGAATTGGAACCGCACTCGTCAGGGAGTCCATCGAGTGTTCCCTGGCCACGGATTCGCAGGTTTTGTTTGTTTTAACTTACGCCGCGCCCCTGTTTATAAAGCTGGGATTCGGAGTCGTCGATAAAAGCACCCTGCCCATGAAAATATGGAACGATTGCCAGTCCTGTCTGCATCGCGACAAGTGCGATGAAATCGCTCTGACCCTTTCCCTAAAGGCTTTGAAAACAAGCCGATTGAAAAACATTCCCTTGAACAATTCACCGGAAGTTTTATACTGA
- a CDS encoding DUF484 family protein has translation MPNPTPIKARPMNKDQIAIYLNEHLEFFNDYPELLTKIQAIDMQDLPLEPLGTLSLADRIIKRAHADKEHLKSKLEWFVEISQANEKIQEHLFEIERSILTSSNLNQLVEQLREDISSRFAIPHVLICLVDEEDYFIESKLKEKYGEGLNNALRFVDQATATQWFAGGKDPVMNGEIEGESECFEDAESKEAIKSEALIPIMVRGSVAGAIVLGSTKPFHFHAGLRTDFLQRMAGKMAIALDNIFLIDRLRRQSVVDKQTGLYNRAYLEPVLHREFNLAERRKKNLSCIKMQIDYFDDLLDTWGEAEGETVLEIIGTILTGNCRACDILIRTDIGEFLILLPEIDPQGATLVSQRIRKALSEPHLKEFEGFAKLTVNIGMATYPGTSIATPEDLLHEASKDLTSTNELAEKRAV, from the coding sequence ATGCCCAACCCAACCCCCATCAAGGCCCGACCCATGAACAAAGACCAGATCGCGATCTACCTCAATGAGCACCTGGAGTTTTTCAATGACTATCCCGAGCTTTTAACCAAAATCCAGGCCATCGATATGCAGGATCTGCCCCTGGAGCCATTGGGAACATTGAGTCTGGCGGACCGGATCATCAAGCGGGCGCACGCCGATAAAGAGCATTTGAAGAGCAAACTGGAATGGTTTGTGGAAATTTCTCAGGCCAATGAAAAAATTCAGGAGCACCTTTTCGAAATTGAGCGGTCGATTCTCACCAGCTCCAACCTGAATCAGCTGGTGGAGCAACTTCGGGAAGATATCAGCTCGCGTTTTGCCATTCCGCATGTGTTGATTTGCCTGGTGGATGAGGAAGACTACTTTATTGAAAGTAAATTAAAGGAAAAATACGGGGAAGGCCTGAATAACGCCCTGCGTTTTGTGGATCAGGCAACGGCCACCCAGTGGTTTGCCGGCGGCAAGGACCCGGTCATGAATGGCGAAATCGAGGGCGAATCCGAATGCTTTGAAGATGCTGAAAGCAAGGAAGCCATAAAGTCGGAGGCGTTGATCCCGATCATGGTTCGAGGTTCAGTTGCGGGAGCCATAGTGCTTGGCAGCACAAAACCTTTTCATTTCCATGCGGGCCTGCGCACCGATTTTCTGCAAAGAATGGCGGGCAAAATGGCCATCGCTCTGGACAATATTTTTCTGATCGACCGTCTGCGCCGCCAATCGGTGGTCGATAAGCAGACAGGGTTGTATAACCGGGCCTATCTGGAGCCGGTTTTGCATCGGGAATTCAATCTGGCGGAACGCCGGAAGAAAAATTTATCCTGCATCAAAATGCAGATTGACTATTTCGATGATCTTTTGGATACTTGGGGAGAGGCGGAAGGGGAAACCGTTCTCGAAATCATTGGAACAATTCTGACGGGCAATTGCCGGGCCTGTGATATTTTAATTCGCACGGATATCGGGGAGTTTTTGATTCTTTTACCGGAAATCGACCCGCAGGGCGCAACTCTTGTGTCTCAACGCATTCGCAAGGCGCTGAGCGAACCCCATCTCAAGGAATTTGAAGGCTTTGCGAAACTCACAGTCAATATAGGGATGGCAACGTATCCAGGAACTTCGATCGCGACACCGGAGGATCTCCTGCATGAAGCCTCCAAGGATTTGACAAGTACTAATGAATTGGCTGAAAAACGAGCGGTATGA